Proteins encoded together in one Labrus mixtus chromosome 18, fLabMix1.1, whole genome shotgun sequence window:
- the LOC132993403 gene encoding heterogeneous nuclear ribonucleoprotein Q-like isoform X4, protein MDTNPVVSRFLRDVIQLIFVGNLISGDMATEHINGNGPEEPMDTSAAVTHSEHFQTLLEAGLPQKVAEKLDEIFIAGLVSHSDLDDRAIDALKEFQVEGALQVLLQFKDSDLSHVQNKSAFLCGVMKTFRQREKQGTKVSDTSKGPDEAKIKALLERTGYTLDVTTGQRKYGGPPPESAHSGAQPTIGTEIFVGKIPRDLFEDELVPLFEKAGPIWDLRLMMDPLSGLNRGYAFVTFCTKDAAQQAVKLCNNNEIRPGKHIGVCISVANNRLFVGSIPKSKTKEQIVEEFAKVTEGLNDVILYHQPDDKKKNRGFCFLEYEDHKTAAQARRRLMSGKVKVWGNVVTVEWADPIEDPDPEVMAKVKVLFVRNLASTVTEEILEKAFSQFGKLERVKKLKDYAFIHFEERDGAVKALADLNGKDLEGEHIEIVFAKPPDQKRKERKAQRQAAKTQMYDEYYYYGPPHMPPPTRGRGRGGRGGYSYPPDYYGYEDYYDYYGYDYHNYRGGYDDPYYGYDDYQGSGRGRGGRGGVRGNASQTRGRGAITPRGRLGFTQRGGPGTSRGKRGRGRS, encoded by the exons ATGGACACAAACCCAGTAGTTTCACGGTTTTTACGAGATGTCATCCAATTGATTTTCGTGGGGAATTTG ATTTCTGGAGACATGGCCACAGAACATATTAATGGAAATGGTCCAGAAGAACCAATGGACACCTCTGCTGCAGTTACCCATTCTGAGCACTTCCAGACTTTATTAGAAGCTGGTTTACCACAGAAAGTTGCTGAAAAACTAGATGAAATTTTCATAGCAG GTTTGGTGTCACACAGTGACTTAGATGATCGAGCGATTGACGCCCTGAAAGAATTTCAGGTGGAAGGTGCTCTGCAAGTCCTTTTGCAATTTAAGGACAGTGACCTCTCACATGTTCAG AACAAAAGTGCCTTTCTTTGTGGCGTGATGAAGAcgttcagacagagagagaaacaagggACCAAAGTGTCAGACACCAGTAAAGGACCAGATGAAGCCAAAATTAAA GCTTTGTTGGAGAGAACTGGCTACACACTTGATGTGACAACTGGTCAGAGGAAGTATGGAGGTCCACCTCCAGAGTCCGCCCACTCAGGGGCTCAGCCCACCATTGGTACAGAG ATATTCGTAGGCAAAATCCCCAGAGACCTTTTTGAGGATGAGCTGGTTCCACTGTTTGAGAAAGCTGGACCCATCTGGGACCTCCGCCTGATGATGGATCCTCTCAGTGGCCTGAACAGAGGCTACGCCTTTGTCACTTTCTGCACTAAAGACGCTGCACAGCAGGCTGTCAAATTG TGCAACAACAATGAAATTCGACCAGGTAAACACATTGGCGTATGCATCTCTGTGGCCAATAATAGACTGTTTGTTGGCTCCATCCCCAAGagtaaaacaaaagagcagattgTTGAAGAATTTGCAAAAGTCACAG AGGGTCTAAATGATGTCATATTGTACCATCAGCCTGACGACAAGAAGAAGAATCGGGGCTTCTGCTTCCTGGAGTACGAAGACCACAAGACAGCAGCTCAGGCCCGCCGTCGGCTCATGAGCGGCAAGGTCAAGGTGTGGGGAAACGTTGTCACTGTGGAGTGGGCTGATCCCATTGAGGACCCTGACCCAGAGGTCATGGCCAAG GTCAAGGTGCTGTTTGTGAGGAACTTAGCAAGCACTGTCACAGAGGAGATTCTTGAAAAGGCCTTCAGTCAGTTTGGGAAGCTGGAGcgggtgaaaaaattgaaagaCTATGCCTTCATCCACTTTGAGGAAAGAGATGGTGCTGTGAAG GCTTTGGCCGATCTCAATGGCAAAGACCTCGAGGGAGAGCACATTGAAATTGTCTTTGCCAAGCCCCCTGACCAGAAGCGGAAAGAGCGCAAAGCCCAGAGACAAGCCgctaaaacacaaat GTATGATGAATACTACTATTATGGGCCTCCCCACATGCCACCACCAACGAGAGGCCGTGGCCGAGGAGGGCGAGGAGGTTATTCTTACCCCCCTGACTACTATGGCTATGAAGATTATTACGATTATTACGGATACGACTACCACAACTACCGGGGAGGCTACGACGACCCATACTACGGATACGACGACTACCAGGGGTCCGGCAGGGGccgaggagggaggggaggagtcCGTGGCAATGCCAGTCAGACCAGGGGCCGTGGTGCTATCACACCAAGGGGCCGGCTGGGCTTCACCCAGCGAGGAGGCCCTGGAACAAGCAGAG GGAAACGGGGCAGAGGGCGGTCCTGA
- the LOC132993403 gene encoding heterogeneous nuclear ribonucleoprotein Q-like isoform X2, producing MDTNPVVSRFLRDVIQLIFVGNLISGDMATEHINGNGPEEPMDTSAAVTHSEHFQTLLEAGLPQKVAEKLDEIFIAGLVSHSDLDDRAIDALKEFQVEGALQVLLQFKDSDLSHVQNKSAFLCGVMKTFRQREKQGTKVSDTSKGPDEAKIKALLERTGYTLDVTTGQRKYGGPPPESAHSGAQPTIGTEIFVGKIPRDLFEDELVPLFEKAGPIWDLRLMMDPLSGLNRGYAFVTFCTKDAAQQAVKLCNNNEIRPGKHIGVCISVANNRLFVGSIPKSKTKEQIVEEFAKVTEGLNDVILYHQPDDKKKNRGFCFLEYEDHKTAAQARRRLMSGKVKVWGNVVTVEWADPIEDPDPEVMAKVKVLFVRNLASTVTEEILEKAFSQFGKLERVKKLKDYAFIHFEERDGAVKALADLNGKDLEGEHIEIVFAKPPDQKRKERKAQRQAAKTQMYDEYYYYGPPHMPPPTRGRGRGGRGGYSYPPDYYGYEDYYDYYGYDYHNYRGGYDDPYYGYDDYQGSGRGRGGRGGVRGNASQTRGRGAITPRGRLGFTQRGGPGTSRGVICQSSLFASRQRETGQRAVLTCHSGY from the exons ATGGACACAAACCCAGTAGTTTCACGGTTTTTACGAGATGTCATCCAATTGATTTTCGTGGGGAATTTG ATTTCTGGAGACATGGCCACAGAACATATTAATGGAAATGGTCCAGAAGAACCAATGGACACCTCTGCTGCAGTTACCCATTCTGAGCACTTCCAGACTTTATTAGAAGCTGGTTTACCACAGAAAGTTGCTGAAAAACTAGATGAAATTTTCATAGCAG GTTTGGTGTCACACAGTGACTTAGATGATCGAGCGATTGACGCCCTGAAAGAATTTCAGGTGGAAGGTGCTCTGCAAGTCCTTTTGCAATTTAAGGACAGTGACCTCTCACATGTTCAG AACAAAAGTGCCTTTCTTTGTGGCGTGATGAAGAcgttcagacagagagagaaacaagggACCAAAGTGTCAGACACCAGTAAAGGACCAGATGAAGCCAAAATTAAA GCTTTGTTGGAGAGAACTGGCTACACACTTGATGTGACAACTGGTCAGAGGAAGTATGGAGGTCCACCTCCAGAGTCCGCCCACTCAGGGGCTCAGCCCACCATTGGTACAGAG ATATTCGTAGGCAAAATCCCCAGAGACCTTTTTGAGGATGAGCTGGTTCCACTGTTTGAGAAAGCTGGACCCATCTGGGACCTCCGCCTGATGATGGATCCTCTCAGTGGCCTGAACAGAGGCTACGCCTTTGTCACTTTCTGCACTAAAGACGCTGCACAGCAGGCTGTCAAATTG TGCAACAACAATGAAATTCGACCAGGTAAACACATTGGCGTATGCATCTCTGTGGCCAATAATAGACTGTTTGTTGGCTCCATCCCCAAGagtaaaacaaaagagcagattgTTGAAGAATTTGCAAAAGTCACAG AGGGTCTAAATGATGTCATATTGTACCATCAGCCTGACGACAAGAAGAAGAATCGGGGCTTCTGCTTCCTGGAGTACGAAGACCACAAGACAGCAGCTCAGGCCCGCCGTCGGCTCATGAGCGGCAAGGTCAAGGTGTGGGGAAACGTTGTCACTGTGGAGTGGGCTGATCCCATTGAGGACCCTGACCCAGAGGTCATGGCCAAG GTCAAGGTGCTGTTTGTGAGGAACTTAGCAAGCACTGTCACAGAGGAGATTCTTGAAAAGGCCTTCAGTCAGTTTGGGAAGCTGGAGcgggtgaaaaaattgaaagaCTATGCCTTCATCCACTTTGAGGAAAGAGATGGTGCTGTGAAG GCTTTGGCCGATCTCAATGGCAAAGACCTCGAGGGAGAGCACATTGAAATTGTCTTTGCCAAGCCCCCTGACCAGAAGCGGAAAGAGCGCAAAGCCCAGAGACAAGCCgctaaaacacaaat GTATGATGAATACTACTATTATGGGCCTCCCCACATGCCACCACCAACGAGAGGCCGTGGCCGAGGAGGGCGAGGAGGTTATTCTTACCCCCCTGACTACTATGGCTATGAAGATTATTACGATTATTACGGATACGACTACCACAACTACCGGGGAGGCTACGACGACCCATACTACGGATACGACGACTACCAGGGGTCCGGCAGGGGccgaggagggaggggaggagtcCGTGGCAATGCCAGTCAGACCAGGGGCCGTGGTGCTATCACACCAAGGGGCCGGCTGGGCTTCACCCAGCGAGGAGGCCCTGGAACAAGCAGAG GTGTCATCTGTCAGAGCAGCTTGTTTGCCAGCAGACAAAG GGAAACGGGGCAGAGGGCGGTCCTGACCTGTCACAGTGGATACTGA
- the LOC132993403 gene encoding heterogeneous nuclear ribonucleoprotein Q-like isoform X1, translating into MDTNPVVSRFLRDVIQLIFVGNLISGDMATEHINGNGPEEPMDTSAAVTHSEHFQTLLEAGLPQKVAEKLDEIFIAGLVSHSDLDDRAIDALKEFQVEGALQVLLQFKDSDLSHVQNKSAFLCGVMKTFRQREKQGTKVSDTSKGPDEAKIKALLERTGYTLDVTTGQRKYGGPPPESAHSGAQPTIGTEIFVGKIPRDLFEDELVPLFEKAGPIWDLRLMMDPLSGLNRGYAFVTFCTKDAAQQAVKLCNNNEIRPGKHIGVCISVANNRLFVGSIPKSKTKEQIVEEFAKVTEGLNDVILYHQPDDKKKNRGFCFLEYEDHKTAAQARRRLMSGKVKVWGNVVTVEWADPIEDPDPEVMAKVKVLFVRNLASTVTEEILEKAFSQFGKLERVKKLKDYAFIHFEERDGAVKALADLNGKDLEGEHIEIVFAKPPDQKRKERKAQRQAAKTQMYDEYYYYGPPHMPPPTRGRGRGGRGGYSYPPDYYGYEDYYDYYGYDYHNYRGGYDDPYYGYDDYQGSGRGRGGRGGVRGNASQTRGRGAITPRGRLGFTQRGGPGTSRGVICQSSLFASRQSRETGQRAVLTCHSGY; encoded by the exons ATGGACACAAACCCAGTAGTTTCACGGTTTTTACGAGATGTCATCCAATTGATTTTCGTGGGGAATTTG ATTTCTGGAGACATGGCCACAGAACATATTAATGGAAATGGTCCAGAAGAACCAATGGACACCTCTGCTGCAGTTACCCATTCTGAGCACTTCCAGACTTTATTAGAAGCTGGTTTACCACAGAAAGTTGCTGAAAAACTAGATGAAATTTTCATAGCAG GTTTGGTGTCACACAGTGACTTAGATGATCGAGCGATTGACGCCCTGAAAGAATTTCAGGTGGAAGGTGCTCTGCAAGTCCTTTTGCAATTTAAGGACAGTGACCTCTCACATGTTCAG AACAAAAGTGCCTTTCTTTGTGGCGTGATGAAGAcgttcagacagagagagaaacaagggACCAAAGTGTCAGACACCAGTAAAGGACCAGATGAAGCCAAAATTAAA GCTTTGTTGGAGAGAACTGGCTACACACTTGATGTGACAACTGGTCAGAGGAAGTATGGAGGTCCACCTCCAGAGTCCGCCCACTCAGGGGCTCAGCCCACCATTGGTACAGAG ATATTCGTAGGCAAAATCCCCAGAGACCTTTTTGAGGATGAGCTGGTTCCACTGTTTGAGAAAGCTGGACCCATCTGGGACCTCCGCCTGATGATGGATCCTCTCAGTGGCCTGAACAGAGGCTACGCCTTTGTCACTTTCTGCACTAAAGACGCTGCACAGCAGGCTGTCAAATTG TGCAACAACAATGAAATTCGACCAGGTAAACACATTGGCGTATGCATCTCTGTGGCCAATAATAGACTGTTTGTTGGCTCCATCCCCAAGagtaaaacaaaagagcagattgTTGAAGAATTTGCAAAAGTCACAG AGGGTCTAAATGATGTCATATTGTACCATCAGCCTGACGACAAGAAGAAGAATCGGGGCTTCTGCTTCCTGGAGTACGAAGACCACAAGACAGCAGCTCAGGCCCGCCGTCGGCTCATGAGCGGCAAGGTCAAGGTGTGGGGAAACGTTGTCACTGTGGAGTGGGCTGATCCCATTGAGGACCCTGACCCAGAGGTCATGGCCAAG GTCAAGGTGCTGTTTGTGAGGAACTTAGCAAGCACTGTCACAGAGGAGATTCTTGAAAAGGCCTTCAGTCAGTTTGGGAAGCTGGAGcgggtgaaaaaattgaaagaCTATGCCTTCATCCACTTTGAGGAAAGAGATGGTGCTGTGAAG GCTTTGGCCGATCTCAATGGCAAAGACCTCGAGGGAGAGCACATTGAAATTGTCTTTGCCAAGCCCCCTGACCAGAAGCGGAAAGAGCGCAAAGCCCAGAGACAAGCCgctaaaacacaaat GTATGATGAATACTACTATTATGGGCCTCCCCACATGCCACCACCAACGAGAGGCCGTGGCCGAGGAGGGCGAGGAGGTTATTCTTACCCCCCTGACTACTATGGCTATGAAGATTATTACGATTATTACGGATACGACTACCACAACTACCGGGGAGGCTACGACGACCCATACTACGGATACGACGACTACCAGGGGTCCGGCAGGGGccgaggagggaggggaggagtcCGTGGCAATGCCAGTCAGACCAGGGGCCGTGGTGCTATCACACCAAGGGGCCGGCTGGGCTTCACCCAGCGAGGAGGCCCTGGAACAAGCAGAG GTGTCATCTGTCAGAGCAGCTTGTTTGCCAGCAGACAAAG CAGGGAAACGGGGCAGAGGGCGGTCCTGACCTGTCACAGTGGATACTGA
- the LOC132993403 gene encoding heterogeneous nuclear ribonucleoprotein Q-like isoform X3, with protein MDTNPVVSRFLRDVIQLIFVGNLISGDMATEHINGNGPEEPMDTSAAVTHSEHFQTLLEAGLPQKVAEKLDEIFIAGLVSHSDLDDRAIDALKEFQVEGALQVLLQFKDSDLSHVQNKSAFLCGVMKTFRQREKQGTKVSDTSKGPDEAKIKALLERTGYTLDVTTGQRKYGGPPPESAHSGAQPTIGTEIFVGKIPRDLFEDELVPLFEKAGPIWDLRLMMDPLSGLNRGYAFVTFCTKDAAQQAVKLCNNNEIRPGKHIGVCISVANNRLFVGSIPKSKTKEQIVEEFAKVTEGLNDVILYHQPDDKKKNRGFCFLEYEDHKTAAQARRRLMSGKVKVWGNVVTVEWADPIEDPDPEVMAKVKVLFVRNLASTVTEEILEKAFSQFGKLERVKKLKDYAFIHFEERDGAVKALADLNGKDLEGEHIEIVFAKPPDQKRKERKAQRQAAKTQMYDEYYYYGPPHMPPPTRGRGRGGRGGYSYPPDYYGYEDYYDYYGYDYHNYRGGYDDPYYGYDDYQGSGRGRGGRGGVRGNASQTRGRGAITPRGRLGFTQRGGPGTSRAGKRGRGRS; from the exons ATGGACACAAACCCAGTAGTTTCACGGTTTTTACGAGATGTCATCCAATTGATTTTCGTGGGGAATTTG ATTTCTGGAGACATGGCCACAGAACATATTAATGGAAATGGTCCAGAAGAACCAATGGACACCTCTGCTGCAGTTACCCATTCTGAGCACTTCCAGACTTTATTAGAAGCTGGTTTACCACAGAAAGTTGCTGAAAAACTAGATGAAATTTTCATAGCAG GTTTGGTGTCACACAGTGACTTAGATGATCGAGCGATTGACGCCCTGAAAGAATTTCAGGTGGAAGGTGCTCTGCAAGTCCTTTTGCAATTTAAGGACAGTGACCTCTCACATGTTCAG AACAAAAGTGCCTTTCTTTGTGGCGTGATGAAGAcgttcagacagagagagaaacaagggACCAAAGTGTCAGACACCAGTAAAGGACCAGATGAAGCCAAAATTAAA GCTTTGTTGGAGAGAACTGGCTACACACTTGATGTGACAACTGGTCAGAGGAAGTATGGAGGTCCACCTCCAGAGTCCGCCCACTCAGGGGCTCAGCCCACCATTGGTACAGAG ATATTCGTAGGCAAAATCCCCAGAGACCTTTTTGAGGATGAGCTGGTTCCACTGTTTGAGAAAGCTGGACCCATCTGGGACCTCCGCCTGATGATGGATCCTCTCAGTGGCCTGAACAGAGGCTACGCCTTTGTCACTTTCTGCACTAAAGACGCTGCACAGCAGGCTGTCAAATTG TGCAACAACAATGAAATTCGACCAGGTAAACACATTGGCGTATGCATCTCTGTGGCCAATAATAGACTGTTTGTTGGCTCCATCCCCAAGagtaaaacaaaagagcagattgTTGAAGAATTTGCAAAAGTCACAG AGGGTCTAAATGATGTCATATTGTACCATCAGCCTGACGACAAGAAGAAGAATCGGGGCTTCTGCTTCCTGGAGTACGAAGACCACAAGACAGCAGCTCAGGCCCGCCGTCGGCTCATGAGCGGCAAGGTCAAGGTGTGGGGAAACGTTGTCACTGTGGAGTGGGCTGATCCCATTGAGGACCCTGACCCAGAGGTCATGGCCAAG GTCAAGGTGCTGTTTGTGAGGAACTTAGCAAGCACTGTCACAGAGGAGATTCTTGAAAAGGCCTTCAGTCAGTTTGGGAAGCTGGAGcgggtgaaaaaattgaaagaCTATGCCTTCATCCACTTTGAGGAAAGAGATGGTGCTGTGAAG GCTTTGGCCGATCTCAATGGCAAAGACCTCGAGGGAGAGCACATTGAAATTGTCTTTGCCAAGCCCCCTGACCAGAAGCGGAAAGAGCGCAAAGCCCAGAGACAAGCCgctaaaacacaaat GTATGATGAATACTACTATTATGGGCCTCCCCACATGCCACCACCAACGAGAGGCCGTGGCCGAGGAGGGCGAGGAGGTTATTCTTACCCCCCTGACTACTATGGCTATGAAGATTATTACGATTATTACGGATACGACTACCACAACTACCGGGGAGGCTACGACGACCCATACTACGGATACGACGACTACCAGGGGTCCGGCAGGGGccgaggagggaggggaggagtcCGTGGCAATGCCAGTCAGACCAGGGGCCGTGGTGCTATCACACCAAGGGGCCGGCTGGGCTTCACCCAGCGAGGAGGCCCTGGAACAAGCAGAG CAGGGAAACGGGGCAGAGGGCGGTCCTGA
- the LOC132993403 gene encoding heterogeneous nuclear ribonucleoprotein Q-like isoform X5, which yields MATEHINGNGPEEPMDTSAAVTHSEHFQTLLEAGLPQKVAEKLDEIFIAGLVSHSDLDDRAIDALKEFQVEGALQVLLQFKDSDLSHVQNKSAFLCGVMKTFRQREKQGTKVSDTSKGPDEAKIKALLERTGYTLDVTTGQRKYGGPPPESAHSGAQPTIGTEIFVGKIPRDLFEDELVPLFEKAGPIWDLRLMMDPLSGLNRGYAFVTFCTKDAAQQAVKLCNNNEIRPGKHIGVCISVANNRLFVGSIPKSKTKEQIVEEFAKVTEGLNDVILYHQPDDKKKNRGFCFLEYEDHKTAAQARRRLMSGKVKVWGNVVTVEWADPIEDPDPEVMAKVKVLFVRNLASTVTEEILEKAFSQFGKLERVKKLKDYAFIHFEERDGAVKALADLNGKDLEGEHIEIVFAKPPDQKRKERKAQRQAAKTQMYDEYYYYGPPHMPPPTRGRGRGGRGGYSYPPDYYGYEDYYDYYGYDYHNYRGGYDDPYYGYDDYQGSGRGRGGRGGVRGNASQTRGRGAITPRGRLGFTQRGGPGTSRGVICQSSLFASRQSRETGQRAVLTCHSGY from the exons ATGGCCACAGAACATATTAATGGAAATGGTCCAGAAGAACCAATGGACACCTCTGCTGCAGTTACCCATTCTGAGCACTTCCAGACTTTATTAGAAGCTGGTTTACCACAGAAAGTTGCTGAAAAACTAGATGAAATTTTCATAGCAG GTTTGGTGTCACACAGTGACTTAGATGATCGAGCGATTGACGCCCTGAAAGAATTTCAGGTGGAAGGTGCTCTGCAAGTCCTTTTGCAATTTAAGGACAGTGACCTCTCACATGTTCAG AACAAAAGTGCCTTTCTTTGTGGCGTGATGAAGAcgttcagacagagagagaaacaagggACCAAAGTGTCAGACACCAGTAAAGGACCAGATGAAGCCAAAATTAAA GCTTTGTTGGAGAGAACTGGCTACACACTTGATGTGACAACTGGTCAGAGGAAGTATGGAGGTCCACCTCCAGAGTCCGCCCACTCAGGGGCTCAGCCCACCATTGGTACAGAG ATATTCGTAGGCAAAATCCCCAGAGACCTTTTTGAGGATGAGCTGGTTCCACTGTTTGAGAAAGCTGGACCCATCTGGGACCTCCGCCTGATGATGGATCCTCTCAGTGGCCTGAACAGAGGCTACGCCTTTGTCACTTTCTGCACTAAAGACGCTGCACAGCAGGCTGTCAAATTG TGCAACAACAATGAAATTCGACCAGGTAAACACATTGGCGTATGCATCTCTGTGGCCAATAATAGACTGTTTGTTGGCTCCATCCCCAAGagtaaaacaaaagagcagattgTTGAAGAATTTGCAAAAGTCACAG AGGGTCTAAATGATGTCATATTGTACCATCAGCCTGACGACAAGAAGAAGAATCGGGGCTTCTGCTTCCTGGAGTACGAAGACCACAAGACAGCAGCTCAGGCCCGCCGTCGGCTCATGAGCGGCAAGGTCAAGGTGTGGGGAAACGTTGTCACTGTGGAGTGGGCTGATCCCATTGAGGACCCTGACCCAGAGGTCATGGCCAAG GTCAAGGTGCTGTTTGTGAGGAACTTAGCAAGCACTGTCACAGAGGAGATTCTTGAAAAGGCCTTCAGTCAGTTTGGGAAGCTGGAGcgggtgaaaaaattgaaagaCTATGCCTTCATCCACTTTGAGGAAAGAGATGGTGCTGTGAAG GCTTTGGCCGATCTCAATGGCAAAGACCTCGAGGGAGAGCACATTGAAATTGTCTTTGCCAAGCCCCCTGACCAGAAGCGGAAAGAGCGCAAAGCCCAGAGACAAGCCgctaaaacacaaat GTATGATGAATACTACTATTATGGGCCTCCCCACATGCCACCACCAACGAGAGGCCGTGGCCGAGGAGGGCGAGGAGGTTATTCTTACCCCCCTGACTACTATGGCTATGAAGATTATTACGATTATTACGGATACGACTACCACAACTACCGGGGAGGCTACGACGACCCATACTACGGATACGACGACTACCAGGGGTCCGGCAGGGGccgaggagggaggggaggagtcCGTGGCAATGCCAGTCAGACCAGGGGCCGTGGTGCTATCACACCAAGGGGCCGGCTGGGCTTCACCCAGCGAGGAGGCCCTGGAACAAGCAGAG GTGTCATCTGTCAGAGCAGCTTGTTTGCCAGCAGACAAAG CAGGGAAACGGGGCAGAGGGCGGTCCTGACCTGTCACAGTGGATACTGA
- the LOC132993403 gene encoding heterogeneous nuclear ribonucleoprotein Q-like isoform X6 → MKTFRQREKQGTKVSDTSKGPDEAKIKALLERTGYTLDVTTGQRKYGGPPPESAHSGAQPTIGTEIFVGKIPRDLFEDELVPLFEKAGPIWDLRLMMDPLSGLNRGYAFVTFCTKDAAQQAVKLCNNNEIRPGKHIGVCISVANNRLFVGSIPKSKTKEQIVEEFAKVTEGLNDVILYHQPDDKKKNRGFCFLEYEDHKTAAQARRRLMSGKVKVWGNVVTVEWADPIEDPDPEVMAKVKVLFVRNLASTVTEEILEKAFSQFGKLERVKKLKDYAFIHFEERDGAVKALADLNGKDLEGEHIEIVFAKPPDQKRKERKAQRQAAKTQMYDEYYYYGPPHMPPPTRGRGRGGRGGYSYPPDYYGYEDYYDYYGYDYHNYRGGYDDPYYGYDDYQGSGRGRGGRGGVRGNASQTRGRGAITPRGRLGFTQRGGPGTSRGVICQSSLFASRQSRETGQRAVLTCHSGY, encoded by the exons ATGAAGAcgttcagacagagagagaaacaagggACCAAAGTGTCAGACACCAGTAAAGGACCAGATGAAGCCAAAATTAAA GCTTTGTTGGAGAGAACTGGCTACACACTTGATGTGACAACTGGTCAGAGGAAGTATGGAGGTCCACCTCCAGAGTCCGCCCACTCAGGGGCTCAGCCCACCATTGGTACAGAG ATATTCGTAGGCAAAATCCCCAGAGACCTTTTTGAGGATGAGCTGGTTCCACTGTTTGAGAAAGCTGGACCCATCTGGGACCTCCGCCTGATGATGGATCCTCTCAGTGGCCTGAACAGAGGCTACGCCTTTGTCACTTTCTGCACTAAAGACGCTGCACAGCAGGCTGTCAAATTG TGCAACAACAATGAAATTCGACCAGGTAAACACATTGGCGTATGCATCTCTGTGGCCAATAATAGACTGTTTGTTGGCTCCATCCCCAAGagtaaaacaaaagagcagattgTTGAAGAATTTGCAAAAGTCACAG AGGGTCTAAATGATGTCATATTGTACCATCAGCCTGACGACAAGAAGAAGAATCGGGGCTTCTGCTTCCTGGAGTACGAAGACCACAAGACAGCAGCTCAGGCCCGCCGTCGGCTCATGAGCGGCAAGGTCAAGGTGTGGGGAAACGTTGTCACTGTGGAGTGGGCTGATCCCATTGAGGACCCTGACCCAGAGGTCATGGCCAAG GTCAAGGTGCTGTTTGTGAGGAACTTAGCAAGCACTGTCACAGAGGAGATTCTTGAAAAGGCCTTCAGTCAGTTTGGGAAGCTGGAGcgggtgaaaaaattgaaagaCTATGCCTTCATCCACTTTGAGGAAAGAGATGGTGCTGTGAAG GCTTTGGCCGATCTCAATGGCAAAGACCTCGAGGGAGAGCACATTGAAATTGTCTTTGCCAAGCCCCCTGACCAGAAGCGGAAAGAGCGCAAAGCCCAGAGACAAGCCgctaaaacacaaat GTATGATGAATACTACTATTATGGGCCTCCCCACATGCCACCACCAACGAGAGGCCGTGGCCGAGGAGGGCGAGGAGGTTATTCTTACCCCCCTGACTACTATGGCTATGAAGATTATTACGATTATTACGGATACGACTACCACAACTACCGGGGAGGCTACGACGACCCATACTACGGATACGACGACTACCAGGGGTCCGGCAGGGGccgaggagggaggggaggagtcCGTGGCAATGCCAGTCAGACCAGGGGCCGTGGTGCTATCACACCAAGGGGCCGGCTGGGCTTCACCCAGCGAGGAGGCCCTGGAACAAGCAGAG GTGTCATCTGTCAGAGCAGCTTGTTTGCCAGCAGACAAAG CAGGGAAACGGGGCAGAGGGCGGTCCTGACCTGTCACAGTGGATACTGA